In Anaerolineae bacterium, a genomic segment contains:
- the rsmD gene encoding 16S rRNA (guanine(966)-N(2))-methyltransferase RsmD, with the protein MRVIAGVAKGRRLHSVPGETTRPITDRVKEALFDILSDRVVGCRFLDLFGGTGAVGIEALSRGAAHCTFVEKSWQATRTIYKNLALTGLSERAEVVRGDSFAYLRRSGLDPFDIIYVAPPQYRGLWRKALEQLDTRPELLTPDGLVIVQIHPREAEDMPLRHFVLKSERRYGSTLLRFYSLSSRNLSSDVNVSFS; encoded by the coding sequence ATGCGCGTGATCGCCGGGGTTGCGAAGGGACGCCGCCTCCATTCAGTGCCGGGTGAGACCACCCGTCCGATCACCGATCGGGTCAAGGAGGCACTGTTCGACATCCTGAGCGATCGCGTCGTCGGCTGTCGCTTCCTGGATTTGTTCGGAGGGACTGGCGCCGTAGGGATCGAAGCGCTCAGCCGGGGGGCGGCCCATTGCACGTTTGTGGAGAAGAGCTGGCAGGCGACACGCACGATTTACAAGAACTTGGCACTCACCGGGCTAAGCGAGAGGGCAGAGGTGGTACGTGGGGACTCGTTCGCCTATCTGCGCCGTTCTGGCTTGGATCCGTTCGACATCATCTATGTGGCACCGCCCCAGTATCGTGGCCTCTGGCGTAAGGCGTTAGAACAGCTGGACACCCGGCCGGAGCTCCTCACGCCGGATGGGTTGGTGATCGTCCAGATTCACCCCCGCGAGGCCGAGGATATGCCTCTGCGTCATTTCGTCTTGAAAAGTGAGCGCCGTTATGGTAGCACGCTGTTGCGTTTCTACTCTCTGTCTAGCCGGAACCTTTCGTCCGATGTGAACGTTTCCTTTTCATGA
- a CDS encoding amidohydrolase family protein, translating into MLDLRAIPIIEHHGHALARKAPDQAVDYLRPFSESDDPVQLASHVSHTAFFRWALHRLADFFHCRPEIEAILQARATYDPAELSRRFFAEARIEALLLDYGYRSDHNLSLEEMRAAVGCRVEPILRLETLAERLIIQHARLADFREAFATTVERARTDGHVALKSIIAYRSGLEIKPPSQEEVEHGFQRLRARAERGEPIRLADKPLCDELVLLALQIAQRQELPIQFHTGFGDRDLDLRWASPLHLRWILESGRYRDVPIVLLHAGYPYVRDTAYLASIYPNVFVDVSLAIPLAGPDIVSVLTEIFGLAPYSKVMFSSDAHTLPEMYWLAAELGRRELARALAHLMEASWLTRAEAEEVAHRVLHDNAAQLYGL; encoded by the coding sequence ATGCTGGACCTCCGTGCGATCCCTATCATTGAGCACCATGGCCACGCTCTGGCTCGAAAGGCGCCGGATCAGGCGGTAGACTACCTGCGACCTTTCAGCGAAAGCGATGATCCGGTGCAGCTTGCCAGCCATGTCTCACATACGGCATTCTTCCGTTGGGCCCTTCACCGGCTGGCCGATTTCTTTCATTGCCGCCCCGAGATCGAGGCGATCTTGCAGGCGCGTGCCACTTACGATCCTGCCGAGTTAAGCCGCCGCTTCTTCGCCGAGGCGCGGATCGAGGCGTTGCTGTTGGACTATGGCTATCGTAGTGATCACAACCTCAGCCTTGAGGAGATGCGCGCCGCCGTCGGATGCCGAGTAGAGCCGATCTTACGTCTGGAAACGTTGGCAGAGCGATTGATCATACAACACGCCCGGCTGGCCGATTTCCGAGAGGCCTTCGCAACGACAGTGGAGCGCGCCCGGACCGATGGGCATGTTGCTCTGAAGAGCATCATAGCGTACCGATCGGGCCTGGAGATCAAGCCGCCGTCGCAAGAAGAGGTCGAACATGGGTTTCAACGGCTGAGGGCTCGAGCGGAGCGTGGCGAGCCTATCCGTCTGGCCGATAAGCCTCTCTGCGATGAACTGGTCCTTTTGGCCCTTCAGATCGCTCAAAGACAAGAGCTGCCCATTCAATTTCATACCGGCTTTGGCGACCGCGATCTGGATCTGCGGTGGGCCAGTCCCCTTCACTTGCGATGGATCTTGGAATCCGGCCGTTACCGGGATGTTCCTATCGTCCTCTTGCACGCGGGCTATCCCTATGTGCGAGATACGGCTTACCTGGCTAGCATCTACCCCAACGTGTTTGTGGACGTTTCGCTGGCGATCCCCTTAGCTGGGCCGGATATCGTCAGCGTGCTGACGGAAATCTTCGGCCTGGCGCCGTATAGCAAAGTGATGTTCTCCTCGGATGCGCACACTTTACCGGAGATGTATTGGCTGGCGGCGGAGCTCGGACGACGGGAGCTCGCCCGGGCGCTAGCACATCTGATGGAGGCCTCTTGGCTGACGCGGGCTGAAGCGGAAGAGGTCGCCCATCGCGTGTTGCATGACAACGCTGCCCAGCTATACGGGCTGTGA
- a CDS encoding branched-chain amino acid ABC transporter permease, translating into MRLRSSIALVLALGLGIGLLSLAQNNLNDYYQRVLAVVAIHVILTVSLNLTNGFAGDFSLGHAAFMAIGAYASALLTLPVAAKATLMPDLPSWLGQMQWPFPLATVVGGALAALVALIVGLPVLRLRGHYLAVATLGLMVIVRVVANNWVRFTRGAKGINGLPAYTDLWWAYGWMAVTIYVVWRLVHSPYGRAMIAIREDELAASTRGVNVFRMRELAFAVGAFFAGVAGALWAHLITAITPNSFSFLITFNVIVMLVVGGMGSITGSVLGAVLMTLIPEFLRRIETAISLGGHPLYGLSQIIIAITVTLIMIFRREGLMGGRELAAPRWLRRWLASEGKGALVIEQSRL; encoded by the coding sequence GTGCGCTTGCGATCCAGTATCGCCCTTGTGCTGGCGTTGGGCTTAGGCATCGGCTTGCTCAGCCTAGCGCAGAACAACCTGAACGATTACTATCAGCGTGTTCTGGCTGTAGTGGCCATTCACGTCATCCTGACCGTGAGCTTAAACCTCACCAACGGGTTTGCGGGCGATTTCTCGCTGGGGCATGCTGCGTTTATGGCCATCGGTGCCTATGCTTCCGCCTTGCTGACCCTGCCGGTGGCTGCCAAAGCGACGCTCATGCCAGATCTGCCCTCCTGGTTAGGGCAGATGCAGTGGCCATTTCCGTTGGCGACGGTGGTGGGCGGGGCCCTGGCCGCTCTCGTAGCTCTAATTGTAGGACTCCCCGTCCTGCGCCTGCGCGGCCATTACCTGGCGGTCGCCACGTTGGGCCTGATGGTGATCGTCCGGGTGGTGGCCAACAACTGGGTGCGCTTCACCAGAGGTGCTAAGGGGATCAACGGCCTGCCGGCCTATACCGATCTGTGGTGGGCCTACGGCTGGATGGCGGTGACCATCTACGTCGTCTGGCGTCTGGTCCACTCCCCATATGGCCGGGCGATGATCGCCATCCGGGAGGACGAGCTAGCGGCCTCGACGCGAGGGGTGAACGTCTTTCGGATGCGCGAGCTGGCGTTCGCGGTGGGTGCCTTCTTCGCAGGAGTGGCCGGCGCGCTGTGGGCCCACCTGATCACGGCGATTACGCCGAATTCCTTCTCGTTTCTCATCACCTTCAACGTCATTGTGATGTTAGTGGTGGGAGGCATGGGGAGTATCACCGGTTCTGTATTGGGAGCAGTGCTAATGACCCTGATCCCGGAGTTCCTGCGGCGGATCGAGACAGCGATCTCCTTGGGGGGACATCCCCTGTACGGACTCAGCCAGATCATTATCGCCATTACAGTCACGCTGATCATGATCTTCCGCCGCGAAGGTTTAATGGGAGGCCGCGAGCTCGCTGCGCCACGCTGGCTGCGACGCTGGCTTGCGTCAGAGGGCAAGGGCGCGCTCGTGATCGAGCAAAGCCGCCTATAA
- a CDS encoding DsrE family protein: protein MPDDKDIVIVFKSDGLGITEAQELKEKLAGIFLRLLSDSQKLPRAICFYTDGVKLVCRGSPVLEELRALEQQGVRLIVCQTCLNYFGLTDQVQVGIVGGMADIITAMWNADSVITV from the coding sequence ATGCCAGATGACAAAGACATCGTGATCGTGTTTAAGAGCGATGGCCTTGGGATTACCGAGGCTCAGGAATTGAAAGAAAAGCTAGCAGGCATCTTTCTCCGCCTCCTCAGCGATTCCCAGAAATTGCCACGGGCGATCTGCTTCTATACGGACGGGGTGAAGCTCGTCTGCAGGGGATCGCCTGTGTTAGAAGAGCTCCGCGCGTTGGAGCAGCAAGGGGTCCGGCTTATCGTCTGCCAGACCTGCCTCAACTATTTCGGCCTGACTGACCAAGTGCAAGTAGGCATCGTGGGCGGTATGGCCGATATCATCACCGCGATGTGGAACGCCGACTCCGTGATCACGGTGTAA
- a CDS encoding ABC transporter ATP-binding protein yields the protein MQASGPASVLLQIEQLSKAFHGLQALVRYHLRLQTGELLGIIGPNGAGKTTLFNLITGVLKPTSGRILFNGRDITGLSPAAICRAGIARTFQNVRLFGSVSVLENVRISLQLHARVHPIEALLSLPGFYRHERLLTEQARELLHLFGLEAYQDLAAKHLPYGLQRKLEMACALASRPRLLLLDEPAAGMNPKETEDLMALIREVHDRFGLTIILIEHNMRVVMAICERIQALNYGEIIAEGTPEQIQSHPAVIEAYLGQRELTMARSR from the coding sequence ATGCAGGCAAGTGGGCCTGCCTCCGTCCTGCTACAAATCGAGCAGCTCTCGAAGGCCTTTCATGGCTTGCAAGCCCTGGTGCGCTATCATCTGCGCCTGCAAACTGGAGAACTCCTAGGGATTATCGGCCCTAATGGCGCGGGCAAAACCACCTTGTTCAACCTGATCACTGGGGTGCTGAAGCCTACCAGCGGACGGATTCTGTTCAATGGCCGCGATATCACAGGACTTTCCCCGGCAGCCATCTGCCGGGCTGGCATCGCCCGGACATTTCAGAATGTCCGCCTGTTTGGCTCCGTCTCCGTGCTGGAGAATGTGCGCATCAGCTTGCAGTTACATGCCCGTGTTCATCCCATTGAAGCCCTTCTCAGCCTGCCTGGCTTCTATCGGCATGAGCGGCTGCTGACCGAACAAGCGCGCGAGCTGTTGCACCTCTTTGGCTTGGAGGCCTACCAGGATCTCGCGGCAAAGCATTTGCCTTACGGTCTACAACGCAAGTTGGAGATGGCATGCGCGCTAGCATCGCGTCCCCGTTTACTGCTGCTAGATGAGCCCGCGGCGGGCATGAATCCGAAGGAAACCGAGGACCTGATGGCACTGATCCGCGAGGTTCACGATCGTTTCGGGCTGACCATCATCCTCATCGAGCACAACATGCGGGTCGTGATGGCCATTTGCGAGCGGATTCAAGCCCTAAACTACGGCGAGATCATCGCCGAAGGCACGCCGGAGCAGATTCAGAGCCATCCCGCCGTCATCGAGGCTTACCTGGGGCAGCGAGAGCTTACCATGGCCAGGAGCCGCTAA
- a CDS encoding branched-chain amino acid ABC transporter permease, producing the protein MYSTSYVLQQVMNGLNLGSIYALVAIGLTIVYGILRLINFAHGDVMMLGAYLALALLLSAWIPVGLALVVPMLVIGALGIAIERVAYRPLRGAPEVAMLITSLAVSSVIQNGMVMTVTAQPRPFRLPREWVQRHTLLGVSFSTLDVLTIVLTLILMLLLTLFVTRTRIGIAMRACAYNLRAARLMGIPIGQVIAAAFAVGSSLAAVAGFFWAGKFGTVDPFMGFLPGLKAFVAAVIGGIGSIPGAVLGGYLLGFAEIFFVGFLPPAFSGYRDALVFVLLLLVLLIRPQGLLGAPAEGRD; encoded by the coding sequence TTGTACTCCACGAGCTATGTGCTTCAGCAAGTGATGAACGGGCTCAATTTGGGCAGCATCTACGCGCTGGTGGCCATCGGCCTCACCATCGTGTATGGCATTTTACGGTTGATCAATTTTGCGCACGGCGATGTGATGATGCTGGGCGCTTACCTAGCCTTAGCGTTGTTGCTGAGTGCCTGGATACCCGTTGGCCTGGCCTTGGTCGTGCCCATGCTCGTGATCGGAGCGTTGGGGATCGCGATTGAGCGCGTGGCTTACCGTCCTTTGCGCGGCGCGCCCGAGGTAGCTATGTTGATCACCTCGCTGGCGGTGAGCTCCGTGATCCAAAACGGCATGGTGATGACGGTGACCGCCCAACCGCGGCCGTTTCGCCTTCCCAGAGAGTGGGTTCAGCGGCACACCCTCCTCGGTGTGAGCTTCTCTACGTTGGACGTATTGACGATTGTACTGACGCTAATCCTGATGCTCTTGCTGACCTTGTTCGTCACGCGAACCCGGATCGGGATCGCCATGCGGGCTTGTGCCTACAACCTGCGCGCGGCCCGTCTGATGGGCATCCCTATCGGGCAGGTGATCGCCGCGGCTTTCGCCGTGGGGTCGTCCTTGGCCGCGGTGGCTGGCTTCTTTTGGGCCGGCAAGTTCGGGACTGTGGATCCTTTCATGGGGTTCCTGCCGGGGCTAAAGGCCTTCGTCGCTGCGGTGATTGGGGGCATCGGCAGCATCCCGGGCGCGGTCTTAGGGGGATATCTTTTGGGTTTCGCAGAGATCTTCTTCGTCGGCTTTCTGCCGCCGGCATTTTCCGGATACCGGGATGCCCTGGTGTTCGTCTTGCTGTTGCTAGTACTGTTGATTCGTCCACAAGGGCTGTTGGGAGCTCCGGCTGAGGGGAGAGACTAA
- a CDS encoding ABC transporter substrate-binding protein produces the protein MSQISRFLSWILTLSVVLAACAPVAPAPAAPATPTPTAEQPTVEAQPTPTPAAEAIRIGAIFNVTGGMSSIDAPGLNGFKLAAEEINAAGGLLGRPIEVIAIDGKTDQTAVTNAVSEMINVHKVVAIAGLNDSTYALAAGPIAQSASIPFVTAGATLPTLPEQIGDYFFMVPFGDDAQAYAIADFAIDDLGAKTAWMLVDQAYDFTTALAKFFKERFTERGGTIVLEDIYQSGDTDFSAQIARLRALDPQPDVLFVSAIPNEAGITTKQIREAGLTQPILSGDGFDTPLIAEVAGELADDVYYSTHASLDNPDPKVQNFVKAYTEAYGRRPENAFAALGYDAMKLIADAIQRAGSAEPKAIRDALAATKDFQAVTGVITYQEGQRKPLKSVTIIRVQDGQYSFVKEVTP, from the coding sequence ATGTCTCAAATCTCACGTTTTCTCTCGTGGATTCTAACCCTTTCTGTTGTCTTGGCAGCCTGTGCGCCCGTGGCGCCGGCGCCTGCAGCTCCAGCCACTCCTACGCCTACAGCCGAACAGCCGACAGTGGAGGCACAGCCTACTCCAACCCCTGCCGCTGAGGCGATCAGGATTGGCGCCATCTTCAACGTGACGGGAGGGATGTCCTCGATCGACGCGCCGGGCTTAAACGGCTTCAAGCTGGCCGCTGAGGAGATCAACGCGGCAGGCGGGTTGTTGGGACGCCCCATCGAGGTGATCGCCATTGATGGGAAGACCGACCAGACGGCGGTGACGAACGCGGTCTCGGAGATGATCAACGTCCACAAGGTCGTCGCCATCGCTGGCCTTAACGACTCCACCTACGCGCTGGCGGCCGGGCCTATTGCGCAAAGCGCCAGCATCCCATTCGTCACGGCGGGGGCCACGTTGCCCACCCTGCCCGAGCAGATCGGCGATTACTTCTTTATGGTGCCGTTTGGCGACGACGCTCAAGCCTACGCAATAGCTGACTTCGCCATTGATGACTTGGGCGCCAAGACGGCATGGATGCTGGTGGATCAGGCATATGACTTCACCACCGCGCTGGCCAAATTCTTTAAGGAGCGGTTCACCGAGCGCGGCGGGACCATTGTGCTGGAGGATATCTATCAATCGGGGGATACCGACTTCTCAGCACAGATCGCTCGCCTACGAGCGCTAGATCCGCAGCCGGACGTGCTGTTCGTCTCGGCGATTCCCAATGAGGCAGGCATCACGACGAAACAGATCCGCGAGGCGGGGCTGACACAGCCCATCCTCTCCGGCGATGGCTTCGACACGCCGCTGATCGCCGAGGTGGCAGGGGAGCTGGCGGACGATGTGTACTACTCAACGCACGCCTCGCTGGACAACCCTGATCCCAAGGTGCAGAACTTCGTGAAGGCGTATACCGAGGCCTATGGTCGGCGGCCAGAGAACGCCTTCGCCGCCTTGGGATACGACGCGATGAAGCTGATCGCCGATGCCATCCAGCGCGCCGGCTCGGCTGAGCCGAAAGCCATTCGCGATGCGCTTGCAGCTACGAAAGACTTCCAGGCGGTCACCGGTGTGATTACCTATCAGGAAGGGCAGCGCAAGCCATTGAAGTCGGTCACCATTATCCGGGTGCAGGATGGCCAGTACTCCTTCGTCAAGGAGGTGACCCCGTAA
- a CDS encoding ABC transporter ATP-binding protein: MLELRDLHVYYGHIHALKGISLEVHPGEIVTIVGSNGAGKTTTLMTISGLLRPRQGSIRYRGQDLTRMAPHEIVQAGISHCPEGRQIFAPLTVRENLLLGAYHRRDRAAVARDWAWVEALFPILAERRYQRAGTLSGGEQQMLAIARALMSRPQVLLLDEPSLGLAPLLVSRIFEVIRELREQGMTILLVEQNAYQALQVADRAYVLETGEIKLHGTAHELADNPAVKKAYLGG, translated from the coding sequence ATGCTGGAGCTGCGTGATCTCCACGTATACTACGGACACATTCACGCGCTGAAGGGAATCTCCTTGGAGGTCCATCCGGGCGAAATCGTCACCATCGTGGGAAGCAACGGCGCTGGGAAGACCACCACGCTAATGACGATCTCCGGGCTTCTGCGACCTCGGCAGGGCTCCATCCGATATCGAGGGCAAGATCTCACCCGAATGGCTCCTCACGAGATCGTTCAAGCTGGCATCTCCCATTGTCCCGAAGGACGACAGATCTTCGCGCCGCTGACGGTGAGGGAGAACTTGTTGCTGGGGGCATATCATCGCAGGGATCGAGCGGCAGTAGCCCGGGACTGGGCCTGGGTCGAAGCGCTGTTCCCCATTCTGGCAGAGCGCCGCTACCAACGGGCAGGGACGCTGAGCGGAGGGGAACAGCAGATGTTGGCCATCGCTCGGGCCCTGATGAGCCGGCCACAGGTGTTGTTGTTGGACGAGCCATCGCTAGGCCTGGCGCCTTTACTGGTGAGCCGCATCTTCGAGGTGATCCGAGAGCTTCGCGAGCAGGGCATGACGATCTTGTTGGTGGAGCAGAACGCATATCAGGCGCTGCAAGTCGCCGACCGCGCTTATGTCCTGGAGACAGGGGAGATCAAGCTGCATGGGACAGCTCATGAATTGGCTGATAACCCCGCTGTGAAGAAGGCCTACCTAGGGGGGTGA
- the selD gene encoding selenide, water dikinase SelD produces the protein MSAHEQIRLTSLAACAGUASKTAPEALAHVLRPLKEMFPATAYPELLVGLSSADDAAVYRLNESQAVILTTDFFTPIVDDPYDYGAIAAANAMGDVYAMGGEVLLALNIAAFPNDLPASIIAEIIRGGAEKVREAGGVIAGGHTIQDAEPKYGLVVIGLARPDQIMIKGGARPGDVLVLTKPLGTGVITTALKRDLADIDHVAVAVASMSRLNREAARAARSVGVRGATDVTGFGLLGHAVEMAEASCVRLRFEYGKIPWLPGAHQYAQAGCFPGGARSNHRYFSRHVDVEVELKEPGLMLLYDPQTSGGLLIAVPAARLDDLLHEYERLGQPAWVIGQVIEGQGIEITP, from the coding sequence ATGTCCGCTCATGAGCAGATCCGCCTGACCAGCTTAGCTGCCTGTGCTGGTTGAGCGTCCAAAACGGCCCCAGAGGCCCTGGCGCACGTGCTGCGCCCACTAAAAGAGATGTTCCCCGCCACGGCTTATCCGGAGCTGCTGGTGGGCCTAAGCTCGGCGGATGACGCGGCCGTCTATCGCCTGAACGAGAGCCAAGCTGTCATCCTGACGACCGACTTCTTCACGCCCATCGTGGACGACCCGTATGATTACGGGGCGATCGCCGCAGCCAACGCCATGGGCGACGTCTACGCGATGGGGGGCGAGGTGCTCCTTGCCCTCAACATCGCCGCGTTCCCTAACGATCTGCCGGCCTCCATCATCGCCGAGATCATCCGCGGCGGCGCTGAAAAGGTGCGTGAGGCCGGCGGGGTGATCGCCGGTGGGCATACGATTCAAGACGCCGAGCCCAAATATGGGCTGGTCGTGATCGGCCTGGCGCGTCCTGACCAGATCATGATCAAGGGTGGGGCCAGGCCGGGCGATGTGCTGGTCCTCACCAAGCCGCTGGGAACGGGTGTGATCACCACCGCCCTGAAACGTGACCTGGCCGACATCGATCACGTCGCAGTGGCTGTGGCGAGCATGAGTCGCCTCAATCGTGAGGCCGCGCGAGCTGCGCGTTCAGTCGGAGTGCGTGGCGCCACTGATGTCACCGGCTTCGGGCTATTGGGGCATGCCGTCGAGATGGCGGAAGCCAGTTGTGTACGGTTACGGTTCGAGTACGGGAAGATCCCCTGGCTGCCGGGTGCTCACCAGTATGCTCAAGCGGGTTGCTTCCCCGGTGGCGCGCGCAGTAACCACCGGTACTTCAGCCGCCACGTAGACGTCGAAGTGGAGCTGAAAGAGCCGGGCCTGATGCTGCTCTACGATCCCCAGACATCAGGTGGGCTGCTCATCGCGGTGCCGGCCGCGCGCCTGGACGACCTGCTACACGAGTATGAGAGGCTGGGTCAGCCTGCCTGGGTCATCGGCCAGGTGATTGAGGGACAGGGCATCGAAATTACACCGTGA
- a CDS encoding glutamine synthetase family protein: MSDLRNRVLTTVQAHGIRFIRYLWCDNAGVIRAKAIHTAFLDDYLNGRGVGITVAQQAVPVMYDAVCGDAGLTPAGEVFMRADWSTLTPLPYAPGHARVFTDIYDGDEPWGHCPRSFLRRAIAQAEAAGWHIMAAFENEFYLLRPGESEAEPVDKTVFAQTAALDYMAPVIDEITDALAAQGVQVEMVYSESGPGQFEIPVRYADALTAADQQIVFRETVRAVAQRHGLIASFVPKPFADKAGCGAHLHLSLWRNGQNRVADASQPRVISAEMGAFIAGLLHHLPALMALTVPSTNSYRRIRPRFWSGAFTCWGYDNREGAVRVPRPDRHRPLNNIELKTVDPSCNPYLALGAVIVAGLDGIAKGLTPGEPIQTDPADLSEEERQVRGIFPLPSDLGAAIEALASDALLLQALGSELSRSFLAVRRAEWEAMRGMPMAEEVRLLVERY; encoded by the coding sequence ATGTCCGATCTGCGAAATCGCGTCCTGACCACGGTGCAGGCTCATGGCATCCGGTTCATCCGCTACCTCTGGTGCGATAACGCCGGAGTGATTCGGGCGAAGGCGATACATACGGCGTTCCTGGACGATTACTTAAATGGCCGGGGGGTGGGGATCACTGTCGCCCAGCAAGCCGTCCCGGTCATGTATGATGCCGTGTGTGGAGATGCGGGGCTCACGCCGGCCGGGGAGGTGTTCATGCGAGCCGATTGGAGCACCCTTACTCCGTTGCCCTATGCCCCAGGCCATGCGCGAGTGTTCACCGACATCTATGATGGCGATGAGCCCTGGGGTCACTGCCCGCGCTCGTTTCTGCGTCGAGCGATCGCTCAGGCGGAAGCGGCAGGGTGGCACATCATGGCGGCATTTGAAAACGAGTTCTACCTCCTGCGTCCAGGGGAGTCGGAGGCTGAACCAGTGGACAAGACCGTATTCGCTCAAACAGCCGCATTGGATTATATGGCGCCGGTCATCGATGAGATCACCGATGCCCTGGCCGCACAGGGGGTACAGGTCGAGATGGTCTATTCCGAGTCCGGGCCTGGTCAGTTCGAGATACCGGTGCGCTATGCAGATGCTTTGACCGCGGCTGATCAGCAGATCGTGTTTCGGGAGACAGTGCGAGCGGTCGCCCAACGGCACGGCCTGATCGCCTCTTTCGTACCCAAGCCGTTCGCAGACAAGGCGGGTTGCGGAGCCCATCTCCACCTCAGCTTGTGGCGGAATGGCCAAAACCGAGTTGCTGATGCGTCGCAGCCCAGGGTCATCAGCGCCGAGATGGGAGCTTTCATCGCAGGGCTGTTGCATCACTTGCCAGCGCTGATGGCGTTGACCGTGCCCAGCACGAATTCCTACAGACGGATCCGCCCGCGCTTCTGGAGCGGCGCGTTCACCTGCTGGGGCTACGATAACCGCGAGGGGGCCGTGCGCGTGCCGCGCCCGGATCGGCATCGCCCCCTTAACAACATCGAGCTGAAGACTGTGGACCCCTCTTGCAACCCCTACCTAGCGCTGGGTGCGGTCATCGTGGCCGGGCTGGATGGCATCGCAAAGGGGCTCACCCCTGGCGAGCCGATCCAGACAGATCCTGCGGACTTGAGTGAGGAGGAACGTCAGGTGCGCGGCATCTTCCCCTTACCGTCTGATCTCGGCGCAGCCATCGAGGCGCTGGCATCGGACGCCTTGCTGTTACAAGCCTTGGGCAGCGAGCTGTCCCGCTCGTTCCTAGCAGTGCGACGGGCCGAATGGGAGGCGATGCGGGGGATGCCGATGGCTGAGGAAGTGCGACTATTGGTGGAACGGTACTGA